A single window of Nocardioides kongjuensis DNA harbors:
- a CDS encoding GvpL/GvpF family gas vesicle protein has protein sequence MMPGGRAQRPREPERTEDGAALALFGVVPAPTPSHAHGLDDPTVRFVARDEVAAAVRPAPAVRGRPGRTELLDHHAVLDALAARGPVVPVRFGTVLPGRDALVELLAELHDQLAATLRHLAGRRQFNLRASYVEESVLRDLVMTQPEVAALRQRTKDLPEAASYADRMRLGELVAGAVEVRAAADAQALLDDLAPLVSSLRLRSESSGMQVLDVAMLVEDARTTALLDRLETLAAQNHEDLRLRLVGPMAAYDFAGDLAWA, from the coding sequence ATGATGCCCGGCGGTCGGGCCCAGCGTCCTCGGGAGCCGGAGCGCACCGAGGATGGTGCCGCACTCGCGCTGTTCGGCGTCGTGCCGGCTCCGACTCCCTCGCACGCCCATGGCCTCGACGATCCGACAGTGAGGTTCGTGGCGAGAGACGAGGTCGCGGCCGCCGTGAGGCCGGCGCCTGCTGTGCGCGGACGTCCCGGCCGTACGGAGCTGCTCGACCATCACGCTGTTCTCGACGCACTGGCGGCCCGTGGGCCGGTCGTCCCGGTTCGCTTCGGCACCGTGCTCCCGGGACGCGATGCACTCGTCGAGCTGCTCGCCGAGCTGCACGACCAGCTCGCGGCAACCCTTCGACACCTGGCAGGGCGGCGGCAGTTCAACCTTCGAGCAAGCTACGTGGAGGAGAGCGTCCTTCGGGACCTCGTCATGACCCAGCCCGAGGTCGCCGCCCTGAGACAGCGCACCAAGGACCTGCCCGAAGCCGCCTCGTACGCCGACCGGATGAGGTTGGGAGAGCTCGTCGCCGGTGCCGTGGAGGTGCGCGCCGCAGCAGACGCACAGGCGCTGCTCGACGACCTGGCTCCGCTGGTGTCAAGCCTTCGCCTGAGGAGCGAGTCCTCGGGGATGCAGGTTCTCGACGTGGCGATGCTGGTCGAGGACGCCCGGACGACTGCCCTGCTCGACAGGCTGGAGACCTTGGCCGCGCAGAACCATGAGGACCTTCGCCTCCGACTGGTCGGGCCGATGGCTGCCTACGACTTCGCAGGAGACCTGGCATGGGCCTGA
- a CDS encoding LysE family transporter, with protein MSAYLSFVLFAALLATAPGPDTFLTLRATVVGGRARGLATASGITAAGALQGVLAATGLGAVLAHAEPVFLAVRWAGVAYLVWLGVTALRDALRRDGSVWSVGEGPGVVRARTAFRQGFVCNITNPKVLAFNLAVLPQFVGTDQGVPALLAYALTLVVIGALVLLTVVWIAGKAATALRRSSFRRSVDGATGVVMLGFATALAVEA; from the coding sequence GTGAGTGCGTACCTGTCCTTCGTGCTGTTCGCGGCCCTGCTGGCCACCGCACCCGGCCCCGACACGTTCCTGACGCTGCGAGCAACCGTCGTGGGCGGGCGCGCCCGCGGGCTGGCGACCGCGTCGGGCATCACCGCCGCGGGTGCTCTCCAGGGCGTGCTCGCCGCGACCGGTCTCGGGGCCGTGCTGGCCCACGCCGAGCCGGTCTTCCTCGCGGTCCGCTGGGCCGGTGTCGCGTACCTCGTCTGGCTCGGCGTCACCGCACTGCGCGACGCGCTGCGGCGCGACGGCAGCGTGTGGTCGGTGGGCGAGGGGCCGGGCGTGGTGCGGGCGCGCACGGCGTTCCGGCAGGGCTTCGTCTGCAACATCACCAACCCGAAGGTGCTCGCGTTCAACCTCGCCGTGCTGCCGCAGTTCGTCGGCACCGACCAGGGTGTCCCGGCACTGCTGGCCTACGCACTCACGCTCGTCGTGATCGGCGCGCTCGTGCTGCTGACGGTCGTGTGGATCGCGGGCAAGGCAGCGACCGCGCTGCGCCGGTCCTCGTTCCGGCGCAGCGTGGACGGCGCCACCGGCGTCGTGATGCTCGGGTTCGCGACCGCGCTGGCGGTCGAGGCATGA
- a CDS encoding gas vesicle protein K yields MTESGPPPPGSGRHRAVVPQRLETDAESVERDLLKLVLTIVELIRQLMEKQALRRLDEGDLTDAEVEGLGLGLMQLERAMEDLKDRYGLCAEDLNIDLGPLGTLLPEPD; encoded by the coding sequence ATGACCGAGTCGGGCCCGCCACCTCCGGGATCCGGTCGACACCGGGCCGTCGTCCCCCAACGGCTGGAGACGGACGCCGAGTCGGTCGAACGCGACCTGCTGAAGCTCGTTCTCACCATCGTCGAGCTGATCCGTCAGCTGATGGAGAAGCAAGCACTGCGGCGGCTCGACGAAGGAGACCTGACCGACGCCGAGGTCGAGGGCCTGGGCCTCGGGTTGATGCAGCTCGAGCGTGCGATGGAAGACCTCAAGGACCGGTACGGACTGTGTGCCGAGGACCTCAACATCGACCTCGGGCCGCTCGGGACGCTGCTTCCAGAGCCCGACTGA
- a CDS encoding GvpL/GvpF family gas vesicle protein — protein sequence MTDEEQSSGRYLYAVCRNLDPAALEGIPGLGGHRLEAVRQQDLVAVVSTVAMDDFGEESLRRNLEDLDWLEKTVRIHDEVVREVALAAPTAPMRLATVYFDDAGVRSRLREWYVDLADVLDRVEGCGEWSVKVLSAASRPRADGPASDGPISGADYLRRKRSLAQQRQTQDTSLAEAAGRIHEALALLARASRILPVQDPRLSGHRGTMVLNAAYLVPEPEHEAFAALVDRLGACDDRVLVDSRGPWPPYSFAMLETR from the coding sequence ATGACCGACGAGGAGCAGTCATCCGGGCGCTACCTGTATGCGGTGTGCCGGAATCTCGATCCCGCTGCGCTGGAGGGCATACCGGGCCTGGGGGGCCACCGCCTCGAGGCGGTCAGGCAGCAGGACCTCGTGGCGGTGGTCTCGACCGTGGCGATGGACGACTTCGGCGAGGAGTCGTTGCGACGCAACCTCGAGGACCTCGACTGGCTCGAGAAGACGGTGCGGATCCATGACGAGGTCGTGCGCGAGGTGGCTCTCGCCGCACCGACCGCGCCGATGCGACTGGCGACGGTCTACTTCGACGACGCGGGGGTCCGGTCCAGGTTGAGGGAGTGGTACGTCGACCTCGCGGACGTTCTCGACAGGGTCGAGGGCTGCGGGGAGTGGAGTGTCAAGGTCCTCAGCGCTGCCTCGCGACCGAGGGCCGATGGACCGGCGTCGGACGGTCCGATCAGCGGAGCTGACTATCTGCGTCGCAAGAGGAGCCTCGCGCAGCAGCGCCAGACGCAGGACACGTCTCTCGCGGAGGCGGCCGGTCGGATCCACGAAGCGCTGGCGCTCCTCGCGAGGGCGAGCCGCATCCTTCCGGTGCAGGACCCCCGCCTCTCCGGCCATCGAGGAACGATGGTGCTCAACGCTGCCTACCTCGTACCCGAGCCGGAGCACGAGGCTTTCGCGGCACTCGTGGACCGGTTGGGAGCCTGCGATGACCGGGTGCTCGTCGACAGTCGGGGACCTTGGCCGCCGTACTCCTTCGCCATGCTGGAGACCCGATGA
- the gvpJ gene encoding gas vesicle protein GvpJ, translating to MTTSTQPTRDLAPVALVDLLDRLLGAGVVVAGDVVVSLAGVDLVEIRLQLLVTSIRAEMAERRRAVAG from the coding sequence ATGACCACCAGCACACAACCGACTCGCGACCTCGCTCCTGTCGCACTCGTCGACCTGCTCGACCGACTCCTGGGCGCCGGAGTCGTCGTGGCGGGCGACGTCGTCGTCTCGCTCGCAGGCGTCGACCTCGTCGAGATCCGGCTGCAGCTGCTCGTCACTTCCATCCGGGCCGAGATGGCCGAGCGTCGACGGGCAGTCGCTGGATGA
- a CDS encoding gas vesicle protein GvpG → MGLITGILAFPLAPLRGTLAVADHILRHAQDRYYDPTLIRQELDEVERLRQQGHIDETTATQWEEDLIDRLMTGQARHDDG, encoded by the coding sequence ATGGGCCTGATCACCGGCATCCTTGCCTTCCCGCTCGCACCGCTGCGGGGAACGCTCGCCGTTGCGGACCACATCCTGCGACATGCCCAGGACCGGTACTACGACCCGACCCTGATCCGGCAGGAGCTCGACGAGGTCGAACGCCTCCGGCAGCAGGGGCACATCGACGAGACGACCGCGACGCAGTGGGAAGAAGACCTCATCGACCGGCTGATGACAGGGCAGGCGAGACACGACGATGGCTGA
- a CDS encoding M20/M25/M40 family metallo-hydrolase: protein MAESTTPTPVPDHDVAAEVVDLCRDLIRIDTSNYGGGESTGERKAAEHVAALLDEVGIAAEVIETKPGRANVVARWGGSGSSATAERGALLLHGHLDVVPAAAEDWTVHPFSGEVQDGYVWGRGAVDMKDFDAMLLSVVRARQRAGRAPEREVVLCFTADEEAGGHEGAQLLVENHAEWFEGCTEAVGEVGGFSATVRGRRLYLIEAAEKGMAWMRLSARGRAGHGSMMNDDNAVTRLASAVARIGAHDWPVRLTPTMQTLLATVGELAGVEATPENAPALVEEFGGAARMLGAVLRNSTNPTMLEAGYKVNVIPTDATAHVDGRFLPGFEDEFFATLAELTGEGVDIDFVSRQAPWETPYDGALVDAMTRSLLAEDPEALVAPYLMSGGTDAKHFTKLGMRSFGFAPLRLPDDLDFTALFHGVDERVPVDALEFGARVMDRFLDQA from the coding sequence ATGGCCGAATCGACGACCCCCACGCCGGTGCCCGACCACGACGTCGCTGCCGAGGTCGTCGACCTGTGCCGTGACCTGATCCGGATCGACACCTCCAACTACGGAGGCGGGGAGAGCACCGGCGAGCGGAAGGCGGCCGAGCACGTCGCGGCCCTGCTCGACGAGGTCGGTATCGCCGCAGAGGTGATCGAGACGAAGCCCGGCCGCGCGAACGTCGTGGCCCGGTGGGGAGGCTCGGGCTCCTCGGCCACGGCCGAGCGCGGTGCGCTGCTGCTGCACGGCCACCTGGACGTCGTACCCGCGGCGGCGGAGGACTGGACCGTCCACCCGTTCAGCGGCGAGGTCCAGGACGGCTACGTCTGGGGTCGCGGCGCCGTGGACATGAAGGACTTCGACGCGATGCTGCTCTCGGTCGTCCGGGCCCGGCAGCGCGCCGGACGTGCGCCCGAGCGCGAGGTCGTCCTCTGCTTCACCGCCGACGAGGAGGCCGGGGGCCACGAGGGCGCCCAGCTGCTCGTCGAGAACCACGCGGAGTGGTTCGAGGGCTGCACCGAGGCGGTCGGCGAGGTCGGCGGGTTCAGCGCGACGGTCCGCGGCCGCCGGCTCTATCTGATCGAGGCGGCCGAGAAGGGCATGGCCTGGATGCGCCTGAGCGCCCGGGGGCGTGCCGGCCACGGTTCGATGATGAACGACGACAACGCGGTCACCCGCCTGGCCTCCGCGGTCGCCCGGATCGGCGCCCACGACTGGCCGGTCCGGCTCACGCCGACCATGCAGACCCTGCTCGCCACCGTCGGCGAGCTCGCCGGCGTCGAGGCGACGCCCGAGAACGCACCTGCGCTGGTCGAGGAGTTCGGCGGCGCCGCCCGGATGCTCGGTGCGGTGCTGCGCAACTCGACCAACCCGACCATGCTGGAGGCCGGCTACAAGGTCAACGTCATCCCGACCGACGCCACCGCCCACGTCGACGGCCGCTTCCTGCCGGGCTTCGAGGACGAGTTCTTCGCGACCCTGGCCGAGCTGACCGGCGAGGGCGTCGACATCGACTTCGTCTCGCGGCAGGCGCCCTGGGAGACGCCGTACGACGGCGCCCTGGTCGACGCGATGACCCGCAGCCTGCTGGCGGAGGACCCCGAGGCGCTGGTGGCGCCGTACCTGATGAGTGGCGGCACCGACGCCAAGCACTTCACCAAGCTCGGCATGCGCTCCTTCGGGTTCGCGCCGCTGCGGCTGCCCGACGACCTGGACTTCACCGCGCTGTTCCACGGTGTCGACGAGCGGGTGCCGGTCGACGCGCTGGAGTTCGGCGCGCGGGTGATGGACCGCTTCCTCGACCAGGCCTGA
- the gvpJ gene encoding gas vesicle protein GvpJ produces the protein MTVQTHQRSGGYLERPAPSGLADVIDAILDKGIVIDAYVRVSLVGIELLTIDARIVIASVDTYLRFAEATNRLDLYEKGGKDLGEMVHDLQHSGAAGKAQGAVEGVKRALTRGHGDDDDEKEHRPAKKAPSRRRSESE, from the coding sequence ATGACCGTCCAGACGCACCAGCGCTCCGGGGGCTATCTCGAGCGACCGGCCCCCAGCGGCCTTGCCGACGTGATCGACGCGATTCTCGACAAGGGAATCGTGATCGACGCGTACGTCCGGGTCTCGCTCGTGGGGATCGAGCTGCTGACCATCGACGCCAGGATCGTGATCGCCAGTGTCGACACCTACCTACGATTTGCGGAGGCGACCAACCGTCTCGATCTCTACGAGAAGGGTGGCAAGGACCTCGGAGAGATGGTCCACGACCTCCAGCACAGCGGCGCGGCGGGCAAGGCCCAGGGGGCGGTGGAAGGCGTCAAACGTGCTCTCACGCGAGGGCACGGTGACGATGACGACGAGAAGGAGCACCGGCCGGCCAAGAAGGCTCCCAGCCGGCGGCGCTCCGAGTCGGAATGA
- a CDS encoding gas vesicle protein, whose translation MSETVSGRSAARVQDVTSMSRQGPEPASLADILERVLDKGIIIAGDIRVNLLEIELLTIKLRLLVVSVDKAEEMGIDWWRHDPMLTVGERGMEEENRQLRARVAELEGRGDGGGEGRS comes from the coding sequence ATGAGCGAGACCGTCAGCGGCCGGTCCGCGGCTCGGGTGCAGGACGTGACGTCGATGAGCCGGCAGGGTCCTGAGCCGGCGTCGCTTGCCGACATCCTCGAACGGGTCCTCGACAAGGGGATCATCATCGCCGGTGACATCCGGGTCAACCTGCTCGAGATCGAGCTGCTCACGATCAAGCTTCGACTGCTCGTGGTGTCTGTCGACAAGGCTGAGGAGATGGGCATCGACTGGTGGCGTCACGACCCGATGCTCACGGTCGGCGAACGGGGGATGGAGGAGGAGAACCGCCAGTTGCGCGCCCGCGTCGCCGAGCTGGAGGGCCGAGGCGACGGGGGAGGGGAGGGTCGGTCATGA
- a CDS encoding aminoacyl-tRNA deacylase → MSEPATDETDQSARAIAAAEALGLAFEVTRHGPVRSLEEAAAVRGIEPRQVVKTMVVRVAEGDHRFVLVPGDREISWPLLRALLGVNRLSMPSAEAAREVTGYVRGTITPLGALTALPVIADTRVSGPVSIGGGGYGVALTVDGAALVAALGATVADVTTDG, encoded by the coding sequence ATGAGCGAGCCGGCCACCGACGAGACCGACCAGTCTGCTCGGGCGATCGCGGCCGCCGAGGCGCTCGGTCTCGCATTCGAGGTCACCCGGCACGGACCGGTGCGGTCGCTGGAGGAGGCGGCCGCGGTCCGCGGGATCGAGCCGCGGCAGGTCGTGAAGACGATGGTCGTGCGGGTCGCGGAGGGCGACCACCGGTTCGTGCTGGTGCCCGGCGACCGCGAGATCTCCTGGCCGCTGCTGCGCGCCCTGCTCGGCGTCAACCGACTCTCGATGCCCTCGGCCGAGGCTGCCCGGGAGGTCACCGGTTACGTCCGTGGCACGATCACGCCGCTCGGCGCGCTCACCGCCCTGCCGGTGATCGCGGACACCCGGGTGAGCGGCCCGGTGTCGATCGGCGGAGGTGGGTACGGCGTCGCACTGACCGTCGACGGCGCCGCGCTCGTCGCGGCGCTGGGAGCCACGGTCGCGGACGTCACGACCGACGGCTGA
- the gvpO gene encoding gas vesicle protein GvpO has protein sequence MADPGSSHERPAKAATKKAPARKAPPPRSARQSGAQAAAHAVQQLVELTGREVEGVVGLKQDKAGWTVQVEVLEMRRIPNTTDVLALYEVDVDRSAEVVSYRRLDRYMRGSAGEGRS, from the coding sequence ATGGCTGACCCGGGGAGCTCGCACGAACGGCCCGCGAAGGCGGCCACCAAGAAGGCGCCTGCGAGGAAGGCGCCTCCACCGCGGTCCGCACGTCAGTCCGGGGCGCAGGCAGCGGCACACGCCGTGCAGCAACTGGTGGAGCTGACCGGACGTGAGGTCGAGGGCGTCGTGGGGCTCAAGCAGGACAAGGCCGGCTGGACCGTCCAGGTCGAGGTGCTCGAAATGCGTCGCATCCCGAACACGACCGACGTCCTGGCCCTCTACGAGGTGGACGTGGACCGGTCGGCCGAGGTGGTGTCGTACCGCCGCCTCGACAGGTACATGAGGGGTTCAGCCGGGGAGGGTCGGTCATGA